A portion of the Micromonospora tarapacensis genome contains these proteins:
- a CDS encoding MDR family MFS transporter: MTGKAVAHQRVTVVMGGLLVAMFLASVDQTIVAAALPTVVGDLGAPDQYAWVLTAYLLAETAATPVFGKAGDLYGRKRVLQVSVLVFAVGSVLCALAGAMWQLAAFRAVQGIGAGGIIAATLGVVADLIPPRERGRYQGAYVSVFALAAILGPPLGGVLVDGPGWRWAFWGSAVLAVAVLVVISMVLTLPAVTRTVAVDWWGAALLVAAVSAVVLAVSLGGRHLAWTSPPMLALLAAATCLVVLFVRRERAFVEPMLPPGMFTEPVFTVSVLLAFLTGGIMLGALAFLPQFLQLAQGFSATVAGLALVPVLAAALVASTIVGRWVSRIGRYRPFPILGMGALCLGLALLTQLQVDTPYPLLVVPLLLLGVGVGMSTPVLFVAVQNAADPRHVGVASAAVTFFRSLGGAIGAAVFGAVLIARLDVNLVAALPDLTGGVNAIIDAPRQVAMLAPETRDAVREAYAASFRQTILAAVGLSVGAWLLSWRLPDRELGDGTPTSAVDEQREEVGNHSPKESDY; encoded by the coding sequence GTGACCGGTAAGGCGGTGGCCCACCAACGGGTGACGGTGGTGATGGGCGGGCTGCTGGTGGCCATGTTCCTCGCCTCGGTGGATCAGACGATCGTCGCCGCAGCCCTGCCGACCGTCGTCGGAGACCTTGGCGCACCGGACCAGTACGCGTGGGTTCTCACGGCTTACCTGTTGGCCGAGACGGCGGCGACGCCGGTCTTCGGCAAAGCCGGGGACCTGTACGGTCGCAAGCGCGTCCTCCAGGTCTCCGTGCTGGTCTTCGCCGTCGGATCGGTGCTGTGCGCGTTGGCCGGGGCCATGTGGCAGCTCGCCGCGTTTCGGGCCGTGCAGGGCATCGGCGCGGGTGGAATCATCGCCGCGACCCTCGGCGTCGTCGCTGACCTGATCCCGCCCCGGGAGCGAGGTCGCTACCAGGGCGCCTACGTCAGCGTGTTCGCCCTGGCCGCGATACTCGGACCACCCCTGGGAGGGGTTCTGGTCGACGGCCCGGGGTGGCGGTGGGCCTTCTGGGGCAGCGCCGTCCTCGCCGTCGCGGTGCTCGTGGTGATCAGCATGGTGCTCACCCTGCCGGCGGTGACCCGTACCGTGGCGGTGGACTGGTGGGGTGCGGCGCTGCTGGTCGCTGCGGTCAGCGCGGTGGTGCTGGCGGTGTCCCTCGGCGGCCGTCACCTGGCGTGGACCTCGCCGCCGATGCTGGCCCTGCTGGCCGCCGCGACATGCCTCGTCGTTCTCTTCGTCAGACGGGAACGGGCGTTCGTGGAGCCGATGCTTCCGCCGGGGATGTTCACCGAGCCGGTCTTCACCGTCAGCGTACTGCTGGCCTTCCTCACTGGCGGGATCATGCTCGGCGCGCTTGCGTTCCTGCCGCAGTTCCTGCAACTGGCGCAGGGATTCAGCGCCACCGTCGCCGGGCTCGCCCTGGTGCCGGTCCTCGCGGCGGCGCTGGTCGCGTCGACCATCGTCGGCCGGTGGGTCAGCCGGATCGGCAGGTACCGACCGTTCCCCATCCTCGGCATGGGGGCGTTGTGCTTGGGCCTGGCCCTGCTCACCCAGCTCCAGGTGGACACCCCGTACCCGTTGCTGGTGGTGCCGTTGCTGCTTCTCGGGGTCGGGGTCGGCATGTCCACGCCGGTGCTGTTCGTCGCCGTGCAGAACGCCGCCGACCCGAGACACGTCGGGGTGGCGTCCGCCGCGGTGACCTTCTTCCGGTCCCTCGGCGGCGCGATCGGCGCCGCGGTCTTCGGCGCCGTACTCATCGCCCGGTTGGACGTAAACCTCGTGGCGGCGCTGCCGGACCTCACCGGCGGGGTCAACGCGATCATCGACGCGCCGCGACAGGTGGCGATGCTCGCGCCCGAAACCCGCGACGCCGTCCGAGAGGCGTACGCCGCGAGCTTTCGTCAGACGATCCTCGCCGCCGTCGGGCTGTCGGTGGGCGCGTGGCTGCTGAGCTGGCGATTACCCGACAGGGAACTGGGCGACGGCACCCCGACGTCGGCGGTCGATGAACAACGCGAAGAAGTCGGGAACCACAGCCCGAAGGAATCCGACTATTGA
- a CDS encoding FecCD family ABC transporter permease, which produces MLTAALVMTLTTAVTIGPVAIPFLQVWQIVAEQIHPGWGGPVTWTPAREQIVFDLRLPRVILGATVGAGLAVVGVTLQALVRNPLADPYVFGITSGASTGATAMLALGIGAFGSTSLSVTAFLGAVVAFALVLMLAGGTGGISPSRLILAGLIVGYTMSAVTSLMVFLASTAGQSSIAETILFWLLGGLGGARWSHVLLPAVAAAAGTIAMATQARSLNALLVGEETAATLGVQVARFRLVMFSVAALVTGVMVAVSGGIGFVGLMVPHAVRMLVGSDHRRVLPVSVLLGAIFLVWADVLARTVVAPQELPIGIITALVGAPFFITLMRSRRRLSMVGQR; this is translated from the coding sequence GTGCTGACAGCGGCGCTGGTGATGACGTTGACCACGGCCGTCACGATCGGGCCGGTCGCGATCCCGTTCCTGCAGGTGTGGCAGATCGTCGCCGAACAGATCCACCCCGGCTGGGGAGGGCCGGTCACCTGGACTCCGGCTCGTGAGCAGATCGTGTTCGACCTCCGGCTGCCCCGGGTGATCCTCGGGGCGACGGTCGGCGCCGGGCTCGCCGTGGTCGGCGTGACACTGCAGGCATTGGTACGCAACCCGCTGGCCGACCCGTACGTCTTCGGTATCACCTCCGGGGCGTCTACCGGCGCCACCGCCATGCTCGCCCTGGGCATCGGAGCCTTCGGCAGCACCTCGCTGTCCGTGACCGCGTTTCTCGGCGCGGTCGTCGCCTTCGCCCTGGTCCTGATGCTCGCTGGCGGGACGGGCGGGATCTCGCCGAGTCGGCTCATCCTCGCCGGCCTGATCGTCGGCTACACCATGTCTGCGGTGACCAGCCTGATGGTGTTCCTGGCCAGCACCGCCGGCCAGTCGAGCATCGCCGAAACGATCCTGTTCTGGTTGCTCGGTGGGCTCGGCGGAGCCCGGTGGTCACACGTGCTGCTGCCGGCGGTGGCAGCAGCCGCCGGCACCATCGCGATGGCCACCCAGGCCCGATCGCTCAACGCGCTGCTCGTCGGCGAGGAGACCGCCGCCACGCTCGGCGTCCAGGTAGCCCGGTTCCGGCTGGTCATGTTCAGCGTCGCCGCCCTGGTCACCGGGGTCATGGTCGCGGTCAGCGGCGGCATCGGCTTCGTCGGTCTGATGGTGCCGCACGCGGTCAGGATGCTGGTCGGCTCCGACCACCGCCGGGTCCTACCCGTGTCGGTCCTGCTCGGCGCGATCTTCCTGGTCTGGGCCGACGTCCTCGCCCGAACCGTGGTGGCACCCCAGGAACTACCGATCGGCATCATCACCGCGCTGGTCGGGGCACCCTTCTTCATCACCCTGATGCGGTCACGCCGCCGGCTGTCGATGGTGGGTCAACGATGA
- a CDS encoding ABC transporter substrate-binding protein has protein sequence MDQISTESLLHLGLREALAGTAFRNDEIFPTVAGEYQQVKVLAEMYPSKEVLLSAEPDMIVGNIDFFTYSGFPPGTNFTRQELTDSGIKSYTLQCQGEKPDPERMFTRFVELASIFGVTAEAEKIVAEVKGSLEKTQAVLGSSQAVPTFVYRSGTGPLSTFGGGGGSDYGLGRAGGKNIFGDRAALPPPEVSVESVVDLNPQAILISDEDEQSPQDKEKFLRSVLAETGAVRNGRFCTIDFYAFGTPLRLARDANVVGKCLHPDLTFPTLP, from the coding sequence ATGGACCAGATATCCACGGAATCGCTGCTGCACCTCGGTCTGCGGGAGGCGTTGGCCGGCACCGCGTTTCGCAACGACGAGATCTTCCCGACGGTCGCCGGTGAGTACCAGCAGGTCAAGGTGCTGGCAGAAATGTACCCCTCCAAGGAGGTGCTGCTCAGCGCCGAGCCCGACATGATCGTCGGCAACATCGACTTCTTCACCTACAGTGGCTTCCCGCCCGGCACCAACTTCACCCGCCAGGAACTCACCGACAGCGGAATCAAGTCGTACACGTTGCAGTGCCAGGGTGAGAAGCCCGACCCGGAGCGGATGTTCACCCGGTTCGTCGAGCTCGCCTCGATCTTCGGCGTCACCGCCGAGGCGGAGAAGATCGTCGCCGAGGTCAAGGGGTCGTTGGAGAAGACGCAGGCCGTCCTCGGCAGCAGCCAGGCGGTGCCCACTTTCGTGTACCGCTCGGGCACCGGTCCGTTGTCGACCTTCGGAGGTGGCGGCGGCTCCGACTACGGGCTGGGCCGCGCCGGCGGCAAGAACATCTTCGGCGACCGGGCCGCGCTGCCGCCGCCGGAGGTGAGTGTCGAGTCCGTCGTCGACCTGAATCCGCAGGCCATCCTGATCTCCGACGAGGACGAGCAGTCGCCACAGGACAAGGAGAAGTTCCTGCGTTCCGTGCTGGCCGAGACCGGCGCGGTGCGTAACGGCAGGTTCTGCACCATCGACTTCTACGCGTTCGGGACACCACTTCGGCTGGCACGTGACGCCAACGTCGTCGGCAAGTGCCTGCACCCCGACCTGACGTTTCCCACCCTTCCCTGA
- a CDS encoding YcaO-like family protein — MSIAPAVVGGHKGHRRGTHRLVPPEQTWERVRPLLPDFGITRVADVTGLDTLGIPVYQAIRPTSATLAVSQGKGVTRTLAKVSAVMEMIEFALAEQVDLPVDRGPTADLTDLPYGLRELQLVPGSLVSDSVVLDWVAGRQVSSRRAVPVPLAYVRMTNEFVREWSPPLFETSTNGLASGNSLDEAVLHGLYELVERDCLTDVESQPRAEHVRIDADSVADDDCRWLMDLMRAADNWFEIVDATNDLDLPCYLVNLWSPSFPILVSGSGCHLDPAVALNRALTEAAQSRLAIISGTRESIPEQVYLLQNTSQERPEPLADDAKVRRFDRDDRSHDTIADDLAAVSAILTHRRGREPFYVDLSRGHSGFAVAKAIAPGLRFEAAHGLVERIAPR, encoded by the coding sequence TTGAGCATCGCACCGGCCGTCGTCGGCGGCCACAAGGGACACCGACGGGGCACCCACCGGCTGGTGCCTCCCGAGCAGACCTGGGAGAGAGTACGTCCGCTGCTGCCCGACTTCGGGATCACCCGGGTCGCCGACGTCACCGGCCTGGACACCCTCGGAATCCCTGTCTACCAGGCGATCCGGCCGACGTCGGCCACCCTCGCCGTGTCGCAGGGCAAGGGTGTGACGCGGACTCTCGCGAAGGTCTCCGCGGTGATGGAGATGATCGAGTTCGCCCTCGCCGAGCAGGTCGACCTGCCGGTGGACCGCGGGCCGACGGCGGATCTCACGGACCTGCCCTACGGCCTGCGAGAGCTGCAACTGGTTCCCGGTTCGCTGGTCAGCGACAGTGTCGTGCTGGACTGGGTGGCCGGGCGGCAGGTGAGCAGCCGCCGGGCGGTTCCGGTGCCCCTGGCCTACGTGCGGATGACCAACGAGTTCGTCCGTGAGTGGTCACCACCGCTGTTCGAGACGTCCACGAACGGGCTGGCCAGTGGCAACTCCCTCGACGAGGCGGTGTTGCACGGGCTCTACGAGCTCGTCGAGCGGGACTGCCTGACCGACGTGGAGTCCCAGCCGCGCGCCGAGCACGTGCGGATCGATGCGGACAGCGTCGCCGACGACGACTGCCGGTGGCTCATGGACCTGATGCGGGCCGCTGACAACTGGTTCGAAATCGTCGACGCGACCAACGACCTCGACCTGCCCTGTTACCTGGTGAACCTCTGGTCGCCGTCTTTTCCGATCCTCGTGTCCGGGTCCGGCTGCCACCTCGATCCGGCCGTCGCACTCAACCGGGCCCTCACCGAGGCGGCCCAGTCGCGCCTGGCCATCATCAGTGGCACCCGGGAGAGCATCCCCGAGCAGGTGTACCTGCTGCAGAACACGTCTCAGGAACGCCCCGAACCGTTGGCCGACGACGCCAAGGTCCGGCGGTTCGACCGCGACGACCGGTCCCACGACACGATCGCCGACGACTTGGCGGCGGTGAGCGCAATCCTGACCCACCGACGCGGTCGGGAGCCGTTCTACGTCGACCTCAGCCGTGGTCACTCGGGCTTCGCGGTGGCCAAGGCGATAGCGCCAGGTCTGCGGTTCGAAGCAGCACACGGCCTGGTGGAAAGGATCGCACCGCGATGA
- a CDS encoding class I SAM-dependent methyltransferase, whose product MTADTSTNETSTEEDHGLANRRAWNRMADQYQQMMAHLTAPSGLTWGWWQHPESQLGVLGDPAGRDVLDLGCGSAGWSRTLSRAGARVVGIDAAIRQLNHAVTAAATTGTPLGLVNADAERLPFGDATFDIAVSNWGALSFADPTRAVPEAARVLRPGGLLVVCTSSPIFWLASDGHNEQPDERLRRSYFDLSRSPGNTGTVRFQLTYGGWIDVFRRCCLQVEALIEPQPDPQIELPDHLDADRWRRWLAQWPFDTIWKVRKQ is encoded by the coding sequence ATGACCGCCGACACCTCCACCAATGAGACCTCCACCGAAGAGGACCACGGCCTGGCCAACCGTCGCGCCTGGAACCGGATGGCCGACCAGTACCAGCAGATGATGGCCCACCTGACTGCTCCCAGTGGGCTGACCTGGGGTTGGTGGCAGCACCCGGAGAGCCAGCTTGGTGTCCTCGGCGATCCAGCAGGCCGCGACGTGCTCGACCTCGGCTGCGGCAGTGCCGGCTGGTCCCGCACGCTGAGCCGCGCCGGCGCCAGGGTCGTCGGCATCGACGCCGCCATTCGACAGCTCAACCACGCCGTCACCGCCGCAGCGACAACCGGAACCCCTCTCGGGCTGGTCAACGCCGACGCCGAACGACTGCCGTTCGGGGACGCCACCTTCGACATCGCCGTGTCCAACTGGGGCGCCCTGAGCTTCGCGGACCCGACCCGGGCGGTACCCGAGGCAGCCCGCGTCCTGCGGCCCGGCGGCCTCCTGGTGGTCTGCACCTCAAGCCCGATCTTCTGGCTCGCCAGCGACGGGCACAACGAGCAGCCCGACGAGCGGCTCCGTCGTAGCTACTTCGACCTGTCCCGCAGCCCGGGCAACACCGGCACGGTGCGCTTCCAACTCACCTACGGCGGATGGATCGACGTGTTCCGGCGCTGCTGCCTGCAGGTGGAGGCGCTCATCGAGCCGCAGCCCGACCCACAGATCGAGCTACCGGATCATCTCGACGCCGACAGGTGGCGCCGCTGGCTGGCCCAGTGGCCGTTCGACACGATCTGGAAGGTCCGCAAGCAGTAG
- a CDS encoding ABC transporter ATP-binding protein, with the protein MMLRTTSLSMTIDQQPIVHDVDVWVDKSEIVGLVGPNGSGKSTLLRGIYRVLRPEDGQVALDGVDVWRMSARAAARRMAVLVQESPTDFDFEVEEIVRMGRAPHLGLLRSAGRDDKRIIDEALRRVDATDLQNRRFRTLSGGEKQRVLLARALTQQPDLLVLDEPTNHLDIRHQLETLELMRRLGVATLTALHDLNLAAAYCDRLYVLADGRVVATGPPAEVLTPELVGTVFGVGAVSTVNPVTGRVHLSFHPLPPEPDQ; encoded by the coding sequence ATGATGCTCCGGACCACGTCGCTGTCGATGACCATCGACCAGCAGCCGATCGTCCACGACGTCGACGTCTGGGTCGACAAGTCGGAGATCGTCGGTCTCGTCGGCCCCAACGGCAGCGGCAAATCCACGCTGCTACGGGGGATCTACCGCGTTCTGCGCCCCGAGGATGGGCAGGTCGCGCTCGACGGGGTGGACGTGTGGCGGATGTCCGCCCGGGCTGCGGCCCGCCGAATGGCTGTCCTGGTGCAGGAAAGCCCTACCGACTTCGACTTCGAGGTCGAGGAGATCGTGCGGATGGGCCGGGCGCCACACCTGGGCCTGCTCCGCTCTGCCGGGCGCGACGACAAACGAATCATTGACGAGGCCCTGCGACGGGTCGACGCGACAGACCTTCAGAACCGCAGGTTCCGGACCCTCTCCGGTGGCGAGAAACAGCGAGTCCTTCTCGCCCGGGCGTTGACGCAGCAGCCGGACCTGCTGGTGCTCGACGAACCGACCAACCACCTCGACATTCGGCATCAACTCGAGACCCTGGAGCTGATGCGCCGGCTGGGCGTAGCGACGCTCACCGCGCTGCACGACCTCAACCTCGCCGCCGCCTACTGTGACCGGCTCTACGTCCTCGCCGACGGCCGAGTGGTCGCCACCGGCCCACCGGCAGAGGTGCTGACTCCCGAACTGGTGGGCACCGTGTTCGGTGTCGGTGCCGTCTCGACGGTCAACCCGGTGACCGGCCGGGTCCACCTGTCGTTCCACCCCCTACCCCCGGAGCCCGACCAATGA
- a CDS encoding TfuA-like protein: MSVHVFAGPTIDAATIGERLPEAVVHPPVRHGDLLALGLVPGDTVAIIDGVFFRTGAIRHKEILHLLQSGVTVWGASSMGALRAAELDRYGMRGVGVVHRLYRTGVIDGDDEVALLHAEADDGYRVMSEALVSVRVATRRARVAGVVTAADEKHLCAVAKSLAFGDRTYRRITAAAAADGLPTSTAKDFRDFVAGRDTDVKRRDALALLARLAASPRDSGPPLPDGQPMPMTSFLLRWMRSAPVASVLDTGVSDLATLTAVQLFAEDYPALHRRLILGELLRCTAPPNGPKPITPGEDDQSRLTERALDAARRRGLIPHLVTEVPTAFRHWLAPEELSLPPDEALTRAMVRSFRWSPNVRVVEPIVEALAGTEAWHRARELVARAHQCNARLAELRPTFNAHYIADAKIRGWVAHRWGVTDPTTAMLDRGFGGQPDLRARATMFLPLDRMEPIAPLVIGGVKAPAVAGGRSA, encoded by the coding sequence ATGAGCGTCCATGTTTTCGCCGGCCCGACGATCGACGCCGCGACGATCGGCGAAAGACTACCCGAGGCGGTCGTGCACCCGCCGGTACGACACGGAGACCTGCTCGCGTTGGGGCTCGTCCCAGGTGACACGGTGGCCATCATCGACGGGGTGTTCTTCCGGACCGGCGCGATCCGGCACAAGGAGATCCTGCACCTGCTCCAGTCCGGTGTCACGGTGTGGGGCGCGAGCAGCATGGGAGCCCTGCGCGCCGCCGAACTCGACCGGTACGGCATGCGGGGCGTCGGGGTCGTCCACCGCCTCTACCGCACCGGGGTGATCGACGGCGACGACGAGGTCGCCCTACTGCACGCCGAAGCCGACGACGGGTACCGCGTGATGAGCGAGGCCCTGGTGTCGGTGCGGGTCGCCACCCGCCGCGCCCGGGTCGCCGGAGTCGTCACGGCCGCCGACGAGAAGCACCTCTGCGCCGTCGCCAAAAGCCTGGCGTTCGGTGACCGCACCTACCGCCGGATCACCGCCGCGGCCGCCGCCGACGGTCTGCCCACCAGCACCGCCAAGGATTTCCGCGACTTCGTCGCCGGACGCGACACCGACGTCAAACGGCGGGACGCGCTCGCGCTGCTTGCCCGCCTCGCCGCATCGCCACGCGACTCCGGCCCGCCACTCCCGGACGGGCAGCCGATGCCCATGACCTCCTTTCTGCTTCGCTGGATGCGGTCGGCCCCGGTCGCGTCCGTCCTCGACACCGGCGTGTCCGACCTCGCGACCTTGACCGCGGTCCAGCTTTTCGCGGAGGACTACCCGGCCCTGCACCGGCGGCTGATCCTCGGCGAGTTGCTTCGCTGCACGGCTCCGCCGAATGGACCGAAACCAATCACGCCCGGCGAGGACGACCAGTCACGACTGACCGAGCGGGCACTCGACGCGGCGCGGCGACGCGGCTTGATCCCGCACCTCGTGACCGAGGTGCCCACGGCGTTTCGTCACTGGCTCGCACCGGAGGAACTCTCCCTGCCACCGGACGAGGCCCTGACTCGTGCGATGGTGCGATCGTTTCGGTGGTCGCCGAACGTGCGGGTGGTGGAGCCGATCGTCGAGGCGTTGGCCGGCACCGAGGCGTGGCACAGGGCCCGGGAACTGGTGGCCCGCGCGCACCAGTGCAACGCGCGGCTGGCGGAACTGCGCCCGACGTTCAATGCGCACTACATCGCGGACGCGAAGATCCGGGGCTGGGTCGCGCACCGGTGGGGCGTCACAGATCCGACGACGGCGATGCTCGACCGCGGCTTCGGGGGGCAGCCGGACCTGCGCGCCCGGGCCACGATGTTCCTGCCGCTGGACCGGATGGAACCGATCGCGCCCCTGGTCATCGGGGGTGTGAAAGCCCCGGCGGTGGCCGGGGGCCGGTCAGCGTGA